ATTCGCCCCAATCCTCCCTCCTCTGACGCCACCGAGAGCATCAGAGGCGAGGAATGGTCGAATCGGCGGAGGAGACGAGAAATCGCCTAGTCTCGCCGCTGGAAGCTGCAGGAAGGGGAAAGAAAACTCGCGAAGAGCAGTAGAGCACCCCTCTTTGTTGTTGTGCTGGGGAGTGGGCCTTTGCACCTTCCCACAGCCCATAGGCTCCACCATCGTTACGAACTTGAGTTGCAGCTTCGCCTGCTCTTCAGTTCGGCCCATAACTCGTGTGAAAGGAAAACCGGCCCACACCTCCACCGACCCATAATTCGAAATCAAGCCGTTGGAGCGCCTCCATCCCCTCAACGGCTCTCTCCTGCCCCCCGCTCCCACCCGCTGACCCGCATACAAATCCTCCGCCCAATCCCAACCCGTAATCCACGCACTCCCCCACTCCAGATCCGCCCGCCACCGCAATCCACCACGCCCAGCCCCAAATCCGCCGCAAGAGCGAGAGGACCGGGCCCGCGCGATGGCGACGCTCCAGCACCAGccgaagccggcggcggcgccgtcgacgACCACGGGCGGCGGGCTGCGCGCCATGGACCTGTACGAGAAGCTGGAGAAGGTGGGCGAGGGCACGTACGGGAAGGTGTACAAGGCCCGGGAGAAGGCGACGGGCCGGATCGTGGCGCTCAAGAAGACGCGGCTCCCCGAGGACGACGAGGGCGTGCCCCCCACCGCGCTGCGGGAGGTATCGCTGCTGCGGATGCTGTCGCGGGACCCGCACGTGGTGCGCCTGCTCGACCTCAAGCAGGGCGTCAACAAGGAGGGCCAGACCATCCTCTACCTCGTCTTCGAGTACATGGACACCGACCTCAAGAAGTTCATCCGGGGGCACCGCGCCAACCACGAGAAGATCCCCGCGCTCACCGTCAAGGTAATCGTCATCCTGCCTTCTCGCGTTTTCACCCCACCTCCTCCGACCCCCGTCACCCCGTGCGCGCGAGGTGTTTGTGCGAATGCGTTAGCCGTGGCTGATCCCGATGGATGGTGGTGCGCGCGAGGTGTTTGTGCGAATGCGTTAGCCGTGGCTGATCCCgatggatggtggtgctgcGTGTTCCCAGATCCTGATGTACCAGCTGTGCAAGGGCGTGGCCTTCGTCCACGGCCGCGGGGTGCTGCACCGCGACCTCAAGCCGCACAACCTGCTCATGGACCGCAAGACCATGGCGCTCAAGATCGCCGACCTCGGCCTCAGCCGCGCCATCACCGTCCCTCTCAAGAAGTATACCCATGAGGTATGAATTCTTCTCGTCTCCGTCAGCCGCATGGATGTTTCCGCGTGATCCCTGCTCTTTGGATCCGATTCGCAGCGGTACCTGAACTTGTTGTTCCTGCAGATCCTGACGCTGTGGTACAGGGCACCCGAGGTTCTGCTTGGCGCCACGCACTACGCCACGCCGGTTGACATGTGGTCCGTGGGCTGCATATTTGGTACGATTCCGATGAACTCAGAGATGTTTTGTCGATATGAAATGTCTGTTTCAGAATTCACCGCGGCACATACATGTTCTAATCTGGCGGTAAATTGCAGCTGAGTTGGTCACTAACAACCCACTATTCCCCGGGGACTCAGAGTTGCAGCAGCTCCTGCACATCTTCAAGTAATATACTCATCAACCGTTCGTTGTTCGTTTGCTTACATTATTGGTGGGTGCCTGAATACTGACGACGATCCGTCTTGCTTTTCTGGACGCCAGGCTGCTTGGCACTCCGAATGAGCAGGTGTGGCCAGGCGTCGGCAAGCTGCCTAACTGGCACGAGTACCCGCAGTGGAAGCCAACGAAGCTGTCCACTCTTGTCCCCGGTCTCGACGAAGACGGCTACGACCTGCTTGGGGTCAGTACTGATGAACCATGAAATGCTGGGCGGCGTTACGCTGTGGTGATTGCATTCTAACTCTACTTGATTGCTGTGCCACTGCAGAAAATGCTCGAGTACGAGCCGGCGAGGCGGATCTCTGCGAAGATGGCCCTGGAGCACCCGTACTTCAACTGTGTGGACAAGGAGAAGTGCCTTCATGAGTTGGCATGAAGGTGCAGCCGCTTTAATAACCTATTCTTGGCCTGGTTGGTGTGTTCATGAGTTGGCATGCGAAGATTGCCCTGAAGCAGTGCTTTTGCTTCCAGGATAGTAGTAAGTAGTGATAGTAGAGTATGTCTGTTTTCTAGTACCTGCTTTCCTGTGTGCTGTGGCATTCACTTTGGTTGCGATGGATAAACTAGAAAGAGTTTCAGCATAAAGTGAACTGGTATTGacgagttcttttttttttcgaacaCTTATTCTGTTAAGAGCAAGCACTTGTGTTGACGAGTGGTAAACCTGTAATTTTTCTTCTTGCTTTTTTTTCCGAACCGAGGCAATTCCCATTTCCATTACCAGAATGGAAATACAAGGTCTGATACATCAGAAAGGAGTAAAGAAAGAAGGTGGTCGCCAACTGAAGAGGAAGGATCGATTTTATACCTGACTTTTAGGTAAAAAATAGATCCACGCTCAATGGTGACTACCAACTACCCAGGGTCTTCAAGCAGAGGAACCAGAACAGATGGAACTAAGTTCTAAAGTTTAAAGGGGGCAGAAGCGCACAAGGCGACACCGACAACGCGAACAACAGGAAAAGCGGATGCAGAACTCCTAGGTCCTcagcaaaacaaaaacaaactctttttcgcgaccgtgcctgcCTGAGTACGTTTTAGGGAAGCAGTTACAAACATAATCTTGATACAGCCATGCAGAGCTTGACAGCCACAAGAGCACAAAAGACTAAGCAAAGAGAAACACTGAAAAAAATACACACACAAGCGAGAAAACACAACGACAACAAGAACAGCAGCAAAGCAACATGGAGATGACAAAGGACACGACCAACACCGCCGCTAGAACCCTACAACTGAACCTGCTAGCAGAGACACAACGCCCAGGACACAAAGGTCTACGATCTAGCAAAGGTGGCAAAACATCCACCCTAACAATCAaccacggcggcaaagcatccgcccgaaGCAAACTTCAACCAACGCGACGActgcggcaaagcatccgccacaTCGaaacggcggcaaagcatccgcccgcGAAGAGGAACCAATGACCAAATGCGACCCGGGCGATGCAAGAAATGAAGCGAAGGCAGGCGCAGGCGCATGCGCAGGCGCATCCTCCACCAGCAAGACTTCCAAGACAACGCCTTCAGGAAGGAAACGACGCCAtaggcgccgtcgtcgtccgaccAACATGGTCTAGGTTTTCACTCGGAAGACAAACtagagagggaggaaaagggCGAAAGGATGGCGCCTTCAAAAAAGTAAACGGCGCCCGAGAGGCGTCGTTGTCATAGGACCGCAAGCGGATCCATGGCTTTCGCCACCACCCCTTTCCAACCCAGAGCCGACGGCGGACATAGCAAACAGCGGCGCAACCGTGGACCTGGGCCACACCAAGTGGCCAGCAACAGCAGCCACGACCACCGGCCACCGGTCACTGGCCCCGACAAGGGCAAGCGAACGGAGGCGCAGCCAACCGAGGTGGCGCACGGcgagccctggccgcccgaGGCGAGGCCCGCTCAGGGCAAGCGGCACCACAGCCaggcgcagcggcggtggcgcaacTGGGAGCCCCCGGCCACGCAAGGCAGCGGCGACATGGCCGGGCGCCCCCGGCTCCCCGAAACGACGGTGGCGACGCGGCcagggccaccggcggcggccatggccaccCGAGGACGCGGCGCCCGGCAGGGGCAcaagggctgcggcggcggcacccgaACCGCGCCCTCCACGCGAACCGGCGGTGACGGCACATCACACCCGAGCCGGCGGCAATGGAGCACCCGCACCCGATGGCAGATCCGGCCATGGGGGACCCggatccggcgaggaggaggccggatccggccccagccggcggcggcgtcgaggagcgGCGAGGTCGTGGGGCGAGAGGAGGAACGGGgcggaagaagaaaggagaagtTGACGGCGTGGGCGGTGCCAACTTCGGCTCGGCCAcgggctgccgccgctgcccggaatgttgccggcggcggcgcgatgcgCCCCCCCTGTCGCTCTCGGCGACACGGGTCGCTCTCGGCGACACGGGGAGGGGGGTACTGTCTCTTCTCTGccaaaacaaaacaaactcGGCCTTCAAGACTATTGTAATCCTCCTCCATCGACATCTTCATCTTGATCATCTTCGGGAGGCGCTAGTGGCAAGAGAGGTTGTAGATGAGGGAGTTGAGCCAGCACCCTACAGCTCTTCTTGCTAGTTTTGTCGTCGTGGCTTGATCGTTTCCATGAGGTAGTGCCTTTTCAGGACGCTAGGCTGCTGGGCCGGCTCTATAATTTTAAGGGCCCCTCGGCGAGAAACAAGAGAAGGGCCCGATGAACTAATTTTTGGTGTCAAAATCACTTGTATGAATAATAAAATTACTTTGCAATACATGTATAGCTCAATTGAAATATAACAATAGTGTAATAAAAAAACTAACAATAACTTTTATGATTacctaaaataaaaatataatgctTCAGTTCTTTGTAAAAACCCGTCTTCGGGCATTTCTTGATGCAAAATCTTCAAGAACTGTATCAAAATTAATGTTGCTGACTGTTGACTGTTgagaaaataagaaaaacaaTGGAAAAGTACTACTCGATCATGGGTGCTGATGTTGCTTACTTGCCGCTCGCCGTGTCCGATCGTCTCCTCTAATCCTCTACTCCTCTCCGGCCTCCACTCCCCAGCAGATGCAGATCATCACGCCGTGTCCGATCATCGCTTGCAGTCATCACAGGAATACAGAATTACAGATAGGGATGCACACGCAGCCACGTAGGGAATAGGGCCGGGGCGCAGGGCGACAGTAGCAATACACGATCGGAGTTGTGGCcagggcagccggcggcggcagaaAACGAGAAAGCGAAGCGTCGATACAGGGCAGCAAGCATCGGATCGGAGCAGCCTCACGTATTGGCCTCATAGTCATTTGGCTTAATGGGCTATTGGGCTTTCAATTAAAGGATTAATATGTCTACTAATATTGCTTATTATATATATGATTTTGGGGCCCCTAACCCCGTGGGCCCCCGGCGgttgcaccccccccccccccctcccccgagCCGGCCCTGCCAGGCTGCCTTGGCACCCCGAATGAGGGAGTTGTAGATGGAGTTGAGCCAGCACCCTACAGCTCTAGTGCCTTTTCTGGACGCCAGGCTGCTTGGTACCCCGAATGACAGGTGTGCCCAGGCGTCGGCAAGCTGCCCAAGCCCAACTGGCACGAGTACCCGCAGTGGAAGCCCACGAAGCTGTCCACTCTAGTTGAGCCAGCACCCTACAGCTCTTCTTGCTGgttttgcaaaactttttcgtcGTGGCTTGATCGTTTTGCTCGAGCTGTCTGGACATTGGCGCCATTCAGTTCGCgaaaagttactgtagcacgtttcgttgttacttaacaaataatgtttaattatggactaattaggtttaaaaaattcatctcgtgctaatcagttagactgtgtaattaataattttttcaattttatttaatacttcatacatgtgtctaaaaattcgCTGTGACGGAAACTGTTTGAAAAATTTTGTGAAATGAACGGGGCTTGTGCAGCTGCTCGTTGTCCACGTACCACAGCTCTTGATCGCTGCGGCTCGTTGTCCTTGGGCGAGGAAGGCTGTCCCCGTAcacggccgtgtttggtttggggctgtaaaaaatttcgcgaaaactttttatacatttgactattaatttagagtattaaataaaatctaattataaaaccaccTACAGAACCTGTGGTAAATTCgcgagaccaatctaatgaGATCCTTGAccacacgattagaggatggatACTGCAGCATCACCgtagcaaatcatgaattactTACCGTTATTAAAtttgtctcgaaaaattacactcatccgtgaaaatatttcgcaaataaactctgtttagtactccatgcatccattcgttttttttttgaaaaattttcgTGATGTATATCCATGGCGTGAAAAGGAGGCAAAAAAGACCAAGAAAAATGATTGAGAATGAGACAAGGGCGCCAGCCCCACGGGGGCGCATCAACTCATGTACGTACTCGTGTAGAGAGAGGCGACAGTGCACCGACGTAGAGAGAGGCCTCCCGGTCCCCGGTGGCCTCTTCACGAAAGAGGCAAAGAGCGAGCCATGGTCGTGGAGCAGGCACGTCACTGCGAGTCTGCAGGGCCGCCATTGAATCATCGAGCTGATCGAACCCAATGGCGTTCAAGGGACGGTCAGGATGGCCGTGCGGCGCTGGATCTGTGTCTGTGGGCACGCGCGCGTCGTTACGTGCGAGCGAGACTGGCGGCCAACCACCACCCCACCCTACCAAATGCCACATCAAACCAATGGTATCAGACCATCCACAGTGAAAAGGAGCAAATGAAAGAGCAAATGTACTGTTTGACATTGTAGATGTActatttggcactgtagacagagagggcgtgaGAAACGAGGGGGAGCAAACTTGCTCTTGttccctccgctgtggtcaggCTGATGCTGCGCGAGGCCACCAGTAGTTCAGTACCTGGTCCAAGTGCAAGGCGTCGCATTTGTGGGTCGATCATAATAATTAGCCACGCGATCCACGAGATGCCAACATCGCCCCCAGCTGGATCTGGATGCACCATATTCGACGGTGGAATCTGCACACCTAGATTCAAATTCTCTACTTGCACAATAGTTtgctttttttagttttttttccccTAAAATTTAACCAGCCGTATTTTTTTAATGGTAGTCGTCGTGCCTCTAGATAAGGATTTAATAGCTCAATCTCTTGAATATGTTCATAGGAATAGGATTGCATGCGTGTACTTGTAGCGATAAATATACACTTGTATATATACGCTGTGTTTGTTTGGCTGTGGCTGATAGTTGGTGCTAATTTGTTGTGACATAatagtactgctgactggctggtggctggtactgatttagtatgagaaaacagtactgctggctggttggctgacaagccaagcgaacacagcgataAACATTTgcatataaaaatatttattatatattaaaaaaatattggcGCATCAACCCTTCCAGCGTTCATCCGTTTCCTTAGAAAAAACCTTTCAACACTTAGCGGGTGTACCTCTGGCCATCGAGCAGGAGCGAcaagagaaaagagagaaataCCGCCGGTTGAAGCGGGCGTTCGATCTTTGCTTGTGGGCCTAGATAGAGGCAATCGCGGGCACGTAGCCTGCAGCGGTTGTAGAAGCCGACGCATGGCCACGCATCCAGTCAGCCAACCAACTGTGTTATTAGTCCTGCTCTTAAGATCACATCGACCAATGATCGTGCACATTTAGCCACACGTGTCACGTCCTAGCTCCTGAGGGCGCTACATGTCCTCGCGCGACAGGCCCGCCTGGGCACGGCCCGCTGTCGCGGGAACGCCCGGTGCGCTCTGACGGCTTCGCCGTCGGCCCAGGGCAAAACGGAAGGCATCAGTGAGCGCGTGCTACGCCTACTTCCGCCGTGCCTGGAGCCGCCAGCGTGCCTGGAGCCGCAGTAGCTGGCGGCGCCTGCCGGGATAAACACAGGGTGCAGTcaggaatttattttttttattattaaaagAGCCAACTATgttaatttatagaaaaaattaatcaaaattcaaGTGTTCAATGAAAATTTGGGGACCGGGTCAGGCCCCTGCCCGCACCCCCAAGGTCTTTACGAGTAATGAGTGAGCCAATGATACGATTGTATGGTATGGGGTCCCGATATGCATGGCACGCGGAGTGCCTGAAAACTATACGTAGTACCTGGCCCGAACGCGTACGCATCCGTGCGACGTCCTCGCAACGGCACCCGTAGACGGCGCGCGCGCGTACGGCGCCTCCATGCCGGCCGGTGGGTGGTGGCGCGCGATGACCTGGCCGAGCGAGGGCGAGACGTACTCGCGCGCGCGTACGGCGCCTCCATGCCGGCCGGTGGGTGGTGGCGCGCGATGACCTGGCCGAGCGAGGGCGAGACGTACTCGCGCGCGCGTTAATTGACAAGAAGCCGTAGCGCGCAGGCACGGGCGCGCGGgcgggacgacgacgacgggccGGTGCGTGGGCCGCGTGACCGTGCGCGACCCCGCGCGGAacgcccacgccggcggccggcgacgcatGTGCCTGCCGGGCCTTATCTCCTCCTGCTCGTCGTCGGCCAGGTTTCGCGCGCACGAGGATGGGCACGGCACGCACGTTGGAGGCAAGGCAGATCATCAGATAAATACACACACATTCTGGGATCCAGAAATTACCAAATTTTAACCGGAGCAAGATAAAGGCACCAAGATGACAATGCAACAACAAACACTCAAAAAGCTACTCTATATTGCTCACAGAAGAAATAACCAAAATTGCTGTTTTAAGTTCCAAGAATTTCATGCATGCTTCGGATTGGTTGTCACAAAATTATGCAAAAATATTGTAAAATCATCTTTTTAAGTCTAGTATTTGAATAAAACATATGGGGGCACAGTTGCATAACAAAAATTAAACTTCCTTCACAAATTAAACAAGCATTCAAGCAACGCGCAAAATTTCAataaatgcatgcatgcaaaacaCGTGTACACGATGCCGCGTTATGCACTAATGAAGTTTATAATGATGTTTGTTAAATGTCAattatatttataaaatttggGTCGTGACACCCGCGTGGTGCATCACTGCATGCCGCAGGCACGCGGGTAACGTGTTGATCCGGCCGGATCGTCCGGACCGCGCCCCGCGGATACGATGCTACGACGACTATTCCCTCCCTTTGAATAATCCTTTCCGTCAGGGAGCACAACTCTCTCTGTTTAGATTTTTTTGGCGtaaatttttggaatttttttttactatttcagagcactaaataaagtctatttataattttttttgcatggatgggttgtaaattgcgagatgaatctaatgagtctaattaatccatgattaattcataatgagcggatggttactgtagcatcattgtttcaaattgctcattagattcatctcgcgattacAACCCATCCGTACAAGAAGTTTtacaattagattttatttagtactctatgtatgtgtccaaacattcgattTGATATTTTTTGGTGTAAAATTTTACGATCCAAATAAGGCCTTAGTTGTTGCGGTGGAAGAAGCATCACTACGTCAGCACGATGGTATATATATAAATGTCGATGGTGTGCTCGCAGCTCGAGCGTTACGTGTGTGACGCGCGCGTGGTGTGTAAAAGATGAACGCACGAGGTAGGCGTGCTAATTAAAATTGCCATATAACTGTACTCGTAGTGTGGAAATCCGGGGTCCAAgatgctagctgctgctgattGGAATCTCATCTCATCAGATCAATCAATCCTCCCGACCGTATCATCAGAACGGCGGGTCCAAGATGCCGAGGTGCGCGTGCGCCTGGTTCGACACCGCAACGTTTACAAGAAAGGCTCTACTGCCCTAGTGAAAGTGAAACTCTGAAAGTAGGAGCGATAGTTGGAGGTGGACACCACGTGTAAGGCCAGCACGGCAGTGACCTTGCTGAAGTGTCCACAGCCCAGTGACTTCACCTCATGCTCTGATCGTGCCGTGGCACAAgctaactttttttttcagattaACTTATTAATAAcatgataaaataaaaaatacgtTAGCCCGATGCGGTATTTGCTcccttccttcctccctccacacgttgagtttttttcttttttatatttaaaaataaaaaaatctcaaaaatatatgccgactTGGGAATATTTCAAAAATGGGGGCCCATCGCCCGCTGGAGGGGGgacagggggcctgtcgtcCTACGACCGGGCGACGGGACAtatctgtaaatttttttacaaatagatcCCTGGAGGTGCGGAGTGTGACAggaggggcctgtcgccccgcCATTGGGGGGCCGTCGCCCGATGGGCGGGGGCGACGGGCTCCTGCTTACCTTGGGCCATGGGCCCGCTCCTAGATCGCGCAAGCCGGCTGGCTCCTAGCTCTCGAACTGGGCGCCGGCGCGACGACGGCATAGGAGCGTGCGGCGGGGTCGTCGTCACGTCATGGAGACTGGACACAAGCTCAGCAAAATATGATGCAGAAGAGAGAAACGAGGAGAGAGTAAGGGGGTGTTTAGATTgagggacttcaaaaaagtcctagggactttttagtatttagaagtattaaataaatattaattataaaactaactgcagaaccctggggctaaactgcgagacgaatctaatgatgtatcttaatctatgattagcgaatggttactgtagcatcactgtagccaatcatcgattaattaggctcattagattcgtctcgcgaaaaagcactcagctgtcaaaaaacatttataaacagattttatttaataatataaaatagtaagattccttttgatgtgatagggacttttggaaaaagtcctggagccaaacaggccctaagtTAGTCGCGAAACCCGTCAACCGTGTGGACACAAGCTCCAAGATGTTCCATGCGCTCGCTAGCAGACTCTGCATAAAGTTTGTGGACCACACAACACTTGATTGGTACGGCAGCATAATAAAAATAGAGGTTGGAGTCTGTGAAGAGCTCACTTGTTATACGTTTGGTCGATTAAATTTGTCTCTAGATCACTTGGCTTGGCTATAAGCCAAGTTTATTAAACTTGCTCTAACTAAACCCCTGCCACGGCCGGTGCCCACCGCCGCAGTGGTGCCCTGCCCCGATTATTTAATGAAAGCCTGCGCCGCGCTGCCGTGCAGTGCAGCCACTGGCTAGCCAGCCTCCCTCCGCCTCCCTGAACGCCGACACGTCCCAAggcatcttctccttctccatgACGTGACGACGACCCCGCTGCGCGCTCCGATGCCGTCGTCGCGTCGGCGCCCAGTTCGAGAGCTAGGAGACAGCCGGCTTGCGCGATCCAACAGCTGGCCTGTGGCCCAAGGCAAGTAGGCAGCCTGCACACAGCCGCGGGAGCCCGTCGCCCAcagcccccctgtcgcccagtGGTGGGGCGACATGCCTCTCTTGTCGCGCTTCGCTCTTCTAGAGCAGTTGCGgttgtatttttttgatttttctacaattttatatcaattttacaatttcactatttaatgcgatgtaattttttttacatttaggtcatgtCGCCCACTAGATGGGCGACAgccatttttgaaattttccctattcaacatatatttttgaaattttattttttttaatataaaaatgaaaaaagcgcgGGGTTCTACTCTCCGCCGCTATTAAACGGGCCCGCGCCGGCCACTGCCGGCCTCGTGGCCGCCCGCATCCCGAGGAGCGCCCCGAGACAgccgctcctccgccggcgTCCTCCACCCACCTCCTCGCGGCTCGCGGTGCCGGCCATCCCACCCGGAACTCCCCCGACCACTGGCACCTCGCGCGCCACGGCCCCCCGACCACTGCcaccgccgcctttgactcgtTGACCGACAAGTGTgagcgccgcccgccatggACGCGCGCCGCAAGGTGGGGCAGCAGGgggcggccggccgcgccgcggcggcccggcTGCCGAGGGTGCAGGCCGGGGACGCGCTGCCTCTGCCGATCCGGCACACCAACCTCATCTTCTCGGCCCTGTTCGCGGTGTCGCTCGCCTACCTGATGCGCCGGTGGCGCGAGAAGATCCGCAGctccacgccgctccacgccgTGGGGCTCGCCGAGATGCTCGCCATCTTCGGCCTCATCGCCTCGCTCATCTACCTCCTCAGCTTCTTCGGCATCGCCTTCGTGCAGTCTATCGTCTCCTCcagcgacgaggacgaggacttCCTGGGCGTCGGGGCCGGGGCTCCGCCTCccaccgcggcgccgcccgcccgccagtTGCCGGCCCCGTGCGCGCTGCTggggagccccgccgccgcgcccgagaAAAtgccggaggaggacgaggagatcGTCGCCGAGGTCGTCGCCGGGAAGATCCCGTCCTACGTGCTCGAGACCAGGCTCGGGgactgccgccgcgccgccgggatcCGGCGCGAGGCGCTGCGCAGGATCACGGGGAGGGAGATCGAGGGGCTCCCGCTCGACGGCTTCGACTACGCCTCCATCCTCGGCCAGTGCTGCGAGCTGCCGGTCGGGTACGTGCAGCTGCCCGTGGGCATCGCCGGGCCGCTCCTGCTCGACGGCCAGAGGTACTACGTGCCCATGGCCACCACCGAGGGGTGCCTCGTCGCCAGCACCAACCGCGGATGCAAGGCCATCGCGGAGTCTGGCGGCGCCACCAGCGTCGTGCTCCGCGACGGGATGACCCGCGCTCCCGTCGCCCGCCTCcccaccgcgcgccgcgccgccgaggtcAGGGCATTCCTTGAGGATCCTGACAATTTTGAAACGCTCTCCATGATTTTCAACAGGTGAATTCCGAAACTTCAAAAAGTTAAATTCGGCTTCATAGCTGATGCCACAACTGCTTGTGTACGTTTAATCCTAATCctaatggcctttttgactcgTGCGTCCGGAGTGCGACAGATGGCACTGGATTAGCACGCAACATATGTTTGGCGATACGACTCTCTGGTGGAAGACACCTATGTCTTAATCAAAACCACCTTTTGTTCTCATCTCGTAGTTTCTCTGTTTGCAAGGTTTTGAAATTGTGATGATAATGATATGAGTATGACGTGATGGTTGAACTGCTGAACTAATAACTGTCAAATATGAGCAGGTCAAGCAGGTTCGCTAGGCTGCAGGGGGTGCAGTGCGCGATGGCAGGCAGGAACCTGTACATGAGATTCACCTGCAGCACAGGGGACGCCATGGGTATGAACATGATCTCAAAGGGCGTGCAAAATGTGCTGGATTTCCTTCAGGATGACTTCCCTGACATGGATGTCATTAGCATCTCAGGTTCGTTTTGCTCTCCTGCTTTTGGGATAAGTTGAATCGTGGTCTCCTAAGTCACTCTTGCCTGCTTGATGCTTGCAAATTTCAGCGCATTATTTGATTGTCAATAAGTAAATCATATTTTTCTTGCCGCGTTTAATGTGAAGTGCACATAGGCCCTCTAAAATTCATCATCACTTGCTCTTGTACTTGCCTGCAAACACCATCATGTTTAAAATCAGACCGTGCTCAAAATACCTCCAAAAAAAAGATCATGCTGAATAGTCTTTAATGAACTAGTTATTATAAGTATAAAGACTGGTAATTCAAATACTAGTACCAAGTACTACGTGCCCTGTCGAATTACTGAGGGAAACTTGAGTACAGGATATTGGCCTGTTCAATTCAGCGCTACCTTATCAAACTTGGATGGTCTGTGAAACCAACATGGCATGACATATGTACTTCTAGTACTTCTTCATTTTTGTGTTGCTCGTCACTATGAATAGGACGTAGAAAGTCACAGAAAGGGCATTAGAAATGTCCTGTTGGTACAACGATACTGCGCACAACCTTATTCTGAATAGGTGGAACTACCTTTTCTTGATCGTCATACATACTACTAGAGTGTTCAGGAGAAAGCACACAAGCTACCTTTACACATGTTAGCAGCCTTTATTTgccttgtttttct
The Panicum virgatum strain AP13 chromosome 6N, P.virgatum_v5, whole genome shotgun sequence genome window above contains:
- the LOC120680036 gene encoding cyclin-dependent kinase B2-1-like; translated protein: MATLQHQPKPAAAPSTTTGGGLRAMDLYEKLEKVGEGTYGKVYKAREKATGRIVALKKTRLPEDDEGVPPTALREVSLLRMLSRDPHVVRLLDLKQGVNKEGQTILYLVFEYMDTDLKKFIRGHRANHEKIPALTVKILMYQLCKGVAFVHGRGVLHRDLKPHNLLMDRKTMALKIADLGLSRAITVPLKKYTHEILTLWYRAPEVLLGATHYATPVDMWSVGCIFAELVTNNPLFPGDSELQQLLHIFKLLGTPNEQVWPGVGKLPNWHEYPQWKPTKLSTLVPGLDEDGYDLLGKMLEYEPARRISAKMALEHPYFNCVDKEKCLHELA
- the LOC120680035 gene encoding 3-hydroxy-3-methylglutaryl-coenzyme A reductase-like, which gives rise to MDARRKVGQQGAAGRAAAARLPRVQAGDALPLPIRHTNLIFSALFAVSLAYLMRRWREKIRSSTPLHAVGLAEMLAIFGLIASLIYLLSFFGIAFVQSIVSSSDEDEDFLGVGAGAPPPTAAPPARQLPAPCALLGSPAAAPEKMPEEDEEIVAEVVAGKIPSYVLETRLGDCRRAAGIRREALRRITGREIEGLPLDGFDYASILGQCCELPVGYVQLPVGIAGPLLLDGQRYYVPMATTEGCLVASTNRGCKAIAESGGATSVVLRDGMTRAPVARLPTARRAAEVRAFLEDPDNFETLSMIFNRSSRFARLQGVQCAMAGRNLYMRFTCSTGDAMGMNMISKGVQNVLDFLQDDFPDMDVISISGNFCSDKKPAAVNWIEGRGKSVVCEAVIKEEVVKKVLKTDVQSLVELNTIKNLAGSAIAGALGGFNAHASNIVTAIFIATGQDPAQNVESSHCITMLEPINDGKDLHISVTMPSIEVGTVGGGTQLASQSACLDLLGVKGANRDSPGSNARLLATVVAGGVLAGELSLLSALAAGQLVKSHMKYNRSSKDMSKIVP